The DNA region CAGCTGGATTTTTAAATGATACGTTCCAAACGGCTCTCCGTCTTTTTTATCTAAATTCTTCCCTATGCTCCTTATTTCATTGTCTCTCGCTAGGTTCAGTTTGTTAGGTTCGACCAATTGTTCGGGATAAAACACCCACTCTCCATCTAACGTAATCGAATCCTCATCCAGCGTAAAACCCCGCAAGTCCAACATTCCATTTTTGGCAAAAGGTTGTTCAGCCGGTGTATGGTAATTTAACCACAACAATCGAAAACTCGTTAAAACAACGATCATGATTAATAGAATAAGGACCGCTTTCGATTTATCTTTTGAAATGTTTAAGCTCATTTATGTCTCCATCCGTTTCAAACAATTTAAGGTAGTCTGTCCACTGTTACGTGTGCTCTCAGCATGATCATACCCTGTGGGAGACGGTTTTGTCTCATATTTCTTCCACTTTCCAATTAAGTCCAAATTCTGTACAGAATCTGTATAGTTCACCCATTTATAATGGAATGTAATTACATATAGAAAGACGGTGAGCAGAAATTGGTTAGAAGAATCGCTCAACTATCCCTATTATTCGCTTTGCTCTTTCAAACCTTTTTTGGTGGCATGGGTGTTCAACCACTCGTCGTTGCGCAAGAGTCGTGGACAGAGGAAGCAGTTGAAGATTCGGTAATAGACGAATCCGATGAAAATGGGGAAGTGGATGGACCTGTAGAGCAAGATCAAAATACAGGGGAAGAAGAATCTGAATCTAACGTAGAAGAGGTTGCGAAAGGCACTCCTGAAGATGGGGACAATCTCGAAGACGGGGAATCGGAAGAAGATGTTGCTTTAGAACCTGAAAATGAAGGCAACAACTCTGAACCAGTCTCGGATGGAGAGAATCGTGGAGATGAGAAAGGTAATGAAAGTGATACAGATACAGATAAGACCGAAAAGCAAGATGCAGACAGCAAAGATCAAGTAGATGGCGAGAAGCCATCAGCTGAGAACCCAGATGAGCAACAGGAAGAAGAAAAGACAGGGCTGTTTTGGGGGCTATTTGGTGGAGTATTTGGAGGTAATTCAATCGTTGAATTCCCTTTTATCACCAATATAAGCATCAAGGATAAGGATGGCAAGGATCTAGACCAAGCTGAAAGTGTTAGTAAAAGTGAACAGGTTATACTTCGTTATGATTGGCAGCTGCCCAACGATCATGAGATTCAAGAAGGCGCGACTTATAAATTTGCATTGCCAGAAGGCATATTTGCTATTATGAACACGATCAGTTTGTCTTTGGATTCTGACGGTGATCAAGTAGCAAATGTTAAAATTGATACGGACGGCAACGGAGTTATCACTTTTACGGAGTTTGTTGGATCTCACTCCAATGTTGAAGGATGGTTTGAAATCACTACCAAGTTTAATCCAAATGAGATACCAAATCAAAATCCAGTTGAAATTAAGTTTGAAGTGGATGGCAAATCGGAGCCTATTGTAGTGAAAGTAAACTTTGAGCAACCTGAGCCTACCATTAAGAAGACAGGAAAGTATAATGCTCAAACAAATACGATTACCTGGGTAGTCGACTTCAATAAGGAAAAGGTATCGTTGCAAAACGCTGTATTCAGCGACGCGTTGGTAGATGGACTTGAGTATGTGAATGGATCTTTTAAAGTTAGTCCAGATCCACGGGGGAATTTTAGTGAGGATAACGGGACGCTAACTTATGAATTTCCTGCCAAGATTCTTGATTCATATGCTATTACCTTTGACACGAAGGTTACCGATTTCGAAGGAACCTCGTTAATAAAGAAAAACACAGCAACGATCAAGTATAATGAAGATAAAGAAATAGAATCTAGCACTACAGTAACTGCAAATGCAAATTATATTAAGAAATCTGGTAAGGACAACTATGCGAACAAACAGATAGATTGGGAGATTATTGTTAACGAAGACGAACTTGAATTAGAGAACTTTACCATAATAGATCAACTTCCAGTTGAACTAGAGTTAGTTATGGATTCGGTAAAATTAAATGATGGAAATTTGACGGGCTTTGAATACAAAGATGGTGAATTCAGTTATCAATTCGTGGGTGCTATCACCAGCAAGCAGATCATTACGTTTTCAACAAAAGTGCCTGAAAAATATTATAATGGCCAACACGAGATGCCGGAGTTCGAGAATGTTGCTAAGATCTTTATACCTAGTATTGGAAAAACCATCTCATCTAATAAAGTAGGCATTGGGCCGAAAACCAGCGTGATTCGAAAAACTGGAGCAGGTTATAATCGTTCGACTCAAGAAATTACGTGGAAAATTACGGTGAACGAGAATGAGGTTGAAATTACAAATGCGGTATTAACGGACCAGATTCCCAAAGGACAGGAATTTGTCAAAGGTTCCTTTGAGATCAATTCGAATCCAGGGGGAATATTTAGTCAAGAAGGCCAGACGTTAACTTTTACGTTCCCTGACAAGATTGAGAAAACTTATATTATTACTTTTAAAACAAAAGTAATCAACCCAGCACACACAGCTGCAAATAAAAGTAAAAGTTATGAAAATAGCGTAACTTTGACGGGAGCCAATATTACAGAATCCACATCAACAGGGAAACAAACAGTCACTAGTAAAGTAATTAAAAAAACAAATGAAGGTTACGACTACCTAGATAGGGTGTTAACATGGAAGATTGTCGTTAACCAAAACAAGATGGAGTTACCTAACGCGGTATTGACGGATGTGATAGGAGACGGTCAAGAGCTTGTAGAAGACTCTTTAGTACTTCCAGATGGGGCTACACACAGTTACGATAATAAAAAACTAAAAATTACCTTAGGAACGATTACTGAAGAACAGCTAATTATATTTAAAACTAGCATTGCTGATCCAGAGTCTTTCTTCAAGGAAAATGGGGAAAAGACGGTTGAGAACACTGCGACATTAACAAACGACTTTGGCCCTTCCGAATCGAGCACTGGAACAAAGAAAATTGAAAACACGGTTGTTGCTAAAGGGGGTTCAATTGTAAATGGTGAACCGACTATTGAGTGGAAGGTAACGATTAACCAGAACAAACTGCTCCTAGGAAAAGCAATATTAACGGATGTTTTGCCTGAAGGATTGACTTTAGATACATCGTCCGTGAAACTTTATAAACAAGAGTTGGACGTTAATGGAAATCTGACAAAAGGCATTGAAGTTAATGGCTTGGATGCCAGTAATATCTCGTATGATGGAAATGAAAGAAAATTTGTTTTCACTATGCCAGAAGTAGATAATAATAATGAGGCCTTTCTCCTTGTATTTAGAACGGATATTTTAGACGCATCAAAATCACCGTTTAAAAATACGATCAACTTTAAAGGGTATGGCCTGAACGATGATCAAGGAACATCTAGCAATACGATTGCCTATCAGTCTGGAAGCGGTGGAGCAAGCGGAACAACAGGAAGCGTGAATATTATAAAGATTGACGCTGAAGATGAAACAAAAAGATTAAAAGACGCTTCGTTTGCTTTGTATGATAGGTATGGAAATTTAATTAGAGAAGCTAGTACAGGGAACAACGGTGAAGTCCTATTTGATCGATTAAGATTTGAAATCCCTTATACGATTAAAGAGGTTTCTGCCCCAACAGGTTATTCTTTAAATGGAGAAGTGAAAGGATTCATTCTTACAAGTAAGAATAAAAATGTTGAATACAAGGTAAAAAACGAAAAGATCACTGGAAGTATTAAGCTTATTAAGATTGATGCTGATAACAATACAACGAAACTCTCAGGAGCAATATTTGAACTCCTTGATGAGAATAAAGAAGTATTGAAACAGTCGGATGCAACGACAAGCGATGGTATTGTTGTCTTTGATAAACTAGAATTTAATACTAAGTACATTATTCGAGAAAAAACATCGCCTTGGGGCTACAAACTAAGCGACGAAGAATATTCTTTTACGCTACAAAACAATGATATTGAAAGAAATGTTGAATATGAATTCAAAAACAAGCAGTTCAAAGAAGGCTCCGTGTCAATTATAAAAGTTGACAGCCGCGATAAAAGCAAACGATTATCTGGCGCCGAGTTTGAAGTGAGGGACTCCGATGGCAAAGTTGTGGCTACAGTTATAACAGATGCCGATGGCAAAGCGGAAGTAAAAAATCTAACGTATGGAGACTACAAGTTAGTAGAAACAAAGGCTCCGCGTAATTACCAATTCGACAAAACGGAGCGCGATTTCACCATTGACGATAATGAGCATGTCATAGCGTTAGAGATTACGAATAAGAAACGACCTAGCGGAGGCGGCGGTGGAACACCTCCAACGGATCCAAAAGGTTCGCTCTCGATCATTAAGGTAGACAGCAGAGATCAGAGCAATCGATTGTCTGGAGCCACATTTGAATTAAAAGATTCTGATGGCAAAGTTGTCGCGACATTAACAACAGATGCGAACGGTCAAGCGAAAGTAGCCGATTTAGCCCTTGGCGAGTATACGTTAGTTGAAACAAAAGCTCCAGAGGGCTATGAACTTGGTGATGCGATTCGTACTATCAAGATCGAAAGAAATCACAAAGATATTACATTAGACAAGATACCTAATGTTAAATCAACCGATCCTAAGGATCCAAAAAATCCGCAGGATCCCGATAAGCCTGTAGATCCTGAAGATCCGAATAAAGATCCAGAGGATCCTATTAATCCTGAAGATCCAGAGCAAACGGATCCGCTAGATCCAAGCAAGCCAGTTGACCCGGCGGATCCATCTGAATCTACGGATCCAGGACAATCAGGTGAGCAAGGGGATGCTAGCGAATCCGATCAATCTGATGCTGTATCAGGCGGCGCGGAATCAGCCGACACAGGCAAAGTCGATGGACATAGTCAATCAGGCGAGTCTGGACAAACGAAGTCTGGCAAAACGAAGTTCGACCAAGATGGTCGACAGTTGCCAAATACTGCGACACCGCTCTATAATTACGCGTTAGCGGGATTAGTGATCGTCTTAGCCGGGTTTGGATTAAGACAGTGGGGTAGTCGAAGAAGGCAACACTAGTTAAATTTCTTAAACAGGTGGAGAAAAGGAATCCTTTCCCCACCTGTTTTTCTTTCATTAAGCTTTTAAAGTTGTGGAAAGGAGGGGGTTAGCTTGAGGCTGTTATCGACTTTTATGATTATTGTCGGTATCGCGCTGCTTGGTTATAGCGGCATTCAAATGTGGTCCTCAAACGAGCAACAACAGGCTGCATTATTAAAAGCGGAGCAAAGGATTATGGACCAAGCAAAGAGTGAAGGTCCTGTTGTTTTTGACCCGAAAATAGGCGAAGAAATCGGTGTGCTCTCATTGCCAAAACTAGACAGTACATTGCCAATTATTGAAGGTGTTGACGAATCTGAGTTAAGCAGAGGTGTGGGTCATTATTATGGTACCTCTTTTCCGGATGACAAGGGGCAGATTGTATTGTCTGGTCATCGAGATACTGTTTTTCGCAGGATTGGCGAGCTGGAAATTGGCGATGAACTGGTCGTAAACATGCCTTACGGCAATTTTACTTATATTATTGAAGAAACCGAAATTGTCGAGGCTGGTGATACAACCGTGATTCGACCCGAACAAGATGAGGAATTGTTAACAGTCACGACTTGCTATCCTTTTCGGTACGTGGGCGATGCTCCTGATCGCTACATTATATATGCTAAGCCCAAAAGTTGAAGCAAAGAAGGCAAGGGGTTTTTATTGATCTACTGATTTGTGTGACTAATTTCCGAATTTAATGTAGCTTTATATGCATTGCAAGAATATTGAAGGTAAGATATAAATATAGGGGGAGCATAAAGAACTAACGATTGATAGTCTTATGGTCCTGCTGCTTGTCGCGAGGAATGCTCTTTGATCCAATTCATCTTGTAGTGTTAGCTGATTAAGACAATCTATTTCACAGTTTTGTAAAGATCATTTGGGGTTCGTATAAGAGGTGAAAAAGGGTCAGTCTTTTACATAATGGACAGAAAAAATAAGGCTTTGAAAGAAATGTACGTAGGGGGAGAGGGTTCCTAGATGTGGCCGTTGAAAAGAAATAGAAACCAACTTAGCAATTTGGATTGGGTGAAAAGTGTCAACGATCAGACTGTCAGCATTGATTTGCAACAGTATCATGAAATAAGAAAACAGATGGAAATGATTCAATTTGATAAAAAAGAATTGCAGGTGATCAAGAGTCTTGAGTCGATTGTGGAAAAGAATATCGAGACGATTGTATCCGCATTTTACAATACGATTTTAGCGATTCCTCATTTAAAGGAAATAATTGATGAACACAGCTCGATTGATCGCCTACGGAATACGTTAAGCGGGCATATGATTGAAATGTTTAGCGGAAAAATAGATGAGGCGTTTATTCAAAAAAGGTTGCGTGTGGCTCAGGCGCACGTGCGAATCGGGTTAGAACCGAAATGGTATATCGGGGCTTTTCAAAATTTGCAAAGCGCCCTGTTTGATATCGTGAATCAGCATTTAACGAACAGAGAGGACAGTGTTCTCGCCGGAAAAGCGATTTCAAAAATATTAAATTTTGAACAACAGCTCGTGTTAGCAGAGTATGAAAAAGAGCATCTAAGATTAAGAGAGATGCAGTACGAAAAAGTAAAAGAGGAGTTAAAATCGAAGATTAGCGCGACAAGTGAAGAGTTAGTGGCCTTAACAGATCAAACGAACGCATCGGTTCAACAAGTTTCTGCTAATGTAAATGAGGTCAATCAAGCGATCCAGGATAGTTCTCATCTTTCAAAAGAGACGGAACGTCTAGCGAATTACGGTCAAGGTATGGTAGAAGGACTTGCGGGCCAAATGGAATCGATTGCGGGAGGCGCGGATCAAATGCAGGAATTTGTTCGAAAATTGGATGAATCTTCCCTTGAAATTAGGCAAATTATCTTGCTCGTTCAACGGATTGCGGATCAAACGCACCTATTGGCGTTGAATGCGGCCATTGAAGCGGCAAGAGCGGGGGAACATGGCAGAGGATTTTCAGTTGTAGCTGATGAAGTCCGAAAGCTAGCCGAAGAATCGAAAGGTTCTGTTCAGGAAATTACGG from Ammoniphilus oxalaticus includes:
- a CDS encoding globin-coupled sensor protein; translated protein: MWPLKRNRNQLSNLDWVKSVNDQTVSIDLQQYHEIRKQMEMIQFDKKELQVIKSLESIVEKNIETIVSAFYNTILAIPHLKEIIDEHSSIDRLRNTLSGHMIEMFSGKIDEAFIQKRLRVAQAHVRIGLEPKWYIGAFQNLQSALFDIVNQHLTNREDSVLAGKAISKILNFEQQLVLAEYEKEHLRLREMQYEKVKEELKSKISATSEELVALTDQTNASVQQVSANVNEVNQAIQDSSHLSKETERLANYGQGMVEGLAGQMESIAGGADQMQEFVRKLDESSLEIRQIILLVQRIADQTHLLALNAAIEAARAGEHGRGFSVVADEVRKLAEESKGSVQEITELIQASFELTSEVTKSIAEVQNIVEAGLQGSTATQTTFDEILSSMSQSMDRIKQVERDAQELVQVVEGISQATTEVAESAESLNHLATNM
- a CDS encoding SpaA isopeptide-forming pilin-related protein; amino-acid sequence: MVRRIAQLSLLFALLFQTFFGGMGVQPLVVAQESWTEEAVEDSVIDESDENGEVDGPVEQDQNTGEEESESNVEEVAKGTPEDGDNLEDGESEEDVALEPENEGNNSEPVSDGENRGDEKGNESDTDTDKTEKQDADSKDQVDGEKPSAENPDEQQEEEKTGLFWGLFGGVFGGNSIVEFPFITNISIKDKDGKDLDQAESVSKSEQVILRYDWQLPNDHEIQEGATYKFALPEGIFAIMNTISLSLDSDGDQVANVKIDTDGNGVITFTEFVGSHSNVEGWFEITTKFNPNEIPNQNPVEIKFEVDGKSEPIVVKVNFEQPEPTIKKTGKYNAQTNTITWVVDFNKEKVSLQNAVFSDALVDGLEYVNGSFKVSPDPRGNFSEDNGTLTYEFPAKILDSYAITFDTKVTDFEGTSLIKKNTATIKYNEDKEIESSTTVTANANYIKKSGKDNYANKQIDWEIIVNEDELELENFTIIDQLPVELELVMDSVKLNDGNLTGFEYKDGEFSYQFVGAITSKQIITFSTKVPEKYYNGQHEMPEFENVAKIFIPSIGKTISSNKVGIGPKTSVIRKTGAGYNRSTQEITWKITVNENEVEITNAVLTDQIPKGQEFVKGSFEINSNPGGIFSQEGQTLTFTFPDKIEKTYIITFKTKVINPAHTAANKSKSYENSVTLTGANITESTSTGKQTVTSKVIKKTNEGYDYLDRVLTWKIVVNQNKMELPNAVLTDVIGDGQELVEDSLVLPDGATHSYDNKKLKITLGTITEEQLIIFKTSIADPESFFKENGEKTVENTATLTNDFGPSESSTGTKKIENTVVAKGGSIVNGEPTIEWKVTINQNKLLLGKAILTDVLPEGLTLDTSSVKLYKQELDVNGNLTKGIEVNGLDASNISYDGNERKFVFTMPEVDNNNEAFLLVFRTDILDASKSPFKNTINFKGYGLNDDQGTSSNTIAYQSGSGGASGTTGSVNIIKIDAEDETKRLKDASFALYDRYGNLIREASTGNNGEVLFDRLRFEIPYTIKEVSAPTGYSLNGEVKGFILTSKNKNVEYKVKNEKITGSIKLIKIDADNNTTKLSGAIFELLDENKEVLKQSDATTSDGIVVFDKLEFNTKYIIREKTSPWGYKLSDEEYSFTLQNNDIERNVEYEFKNKQFKEGSVSIIKVDSRDKSKRLSGAEFEVRDSDGKVVATVITDADGKAEVKNLTYGDYKLVETKAPRNYQFDKTERDFTIDDNEHVIALEITNKKRPSGGGGGTPPTDPKGSLSIIKVDSRDQSNRLSGATFELKDSDGKVVATLTTDANGQAKVADLALGEYTLVETKAPEGYELGDAIRTIKIERNHKDITLDKIPNVKSTDPKDPKNPQDPDKPVDPEDPNKDPEDPINPEDPEQTDPLDPSKPVDPADPSESTDPGQSGEQGDASESDQSDAVSGGAESADTGKVDGHSQSGESGQTKSGKTKFDQDGRQLPNTATPLYNYALAGLVIVLAGFGLRQWGSRRRQH
- a CDS encoding class D sortase; translation: MRLLSTFMIIVGIALLGYSGIQMWSSNEQQQAALLKAEQRIMDQAKSEGPVVFDPKIGEEIGVLSLPKLDSTLPIIEGVDESELSRGVGHYYGTSFPDDKGQIVLSGHRDTVFRRIGELEIGDELVVNMPYGNFTYIIEETEIVEAGDTTVIRPEQDEELLTVTTCYPFRYVGDAPDRYIIYAKPKS